A single region of the Rhodopirellula bahusiensis genome encodes:
- a CDS encoding slipin family protein, translating to MTAPTMITKILIRSYEVGLKFRDGEFVALLDSGTHYVFAPFSNITIEVVSKRDPWLQHEQLDVIAKSGALSGKADVVDLQDHQRALVWIDGRFSRVLGPGLHTHWVGVRDVRIETIAVQDARFEHKQLVSIVRGGDANRFLDVCKVDRDHMGVLYLDGRYVDQLEPGLYAFWKDAGEARVVEIDMRESQVDVSGQEMLTADKVSLRINAMITYVVKDARRAVSASEDARQSIYRETQLALRSAVGNRDLDVFLSGQAGSEKDDLIEELETNVRDRASVLGLEVISIGIRDVILPGDMKDLMNKVTEAKKAAEANLIARREETAAMRSQANTAKLLADNPTLMRLRELEVLEKIASTGNMNIVLGDKGLADRVVNLL from the coding sequence GTGACAGCACCTACCATGATCACGAAGATTCTTATCCGCAGTTACGAAGTCGGCTTGAAGTTCCGCGACGGTGAATTCGTTGCACTTCTCGACTCAGGAACGCACTACGTCTTCGCGCCGTTCTCCAACATCACCATCGAAGTGGTGAGCAAGCGAGATCCATGGCTCCAGCACGAACAACTGGATGTGATTGCAAAGTCCGGTGCACTGTCTGGCAAAGCCGATGTGGTCGACTTGCAAGATCACCAGCGTGCGCTGGTTTGGATCGATGGTCGATTCAGCCGCGTGCTTGGTCCTGGCCTGCACACTCACTGGGTTGGCGTTCGCGATGTCCGCATCGAAACGATTGCAGTGCAAGACGCCCGGTTCGAGCACAAGCAGCTCGTGTCGATTGTTCGCGGCGGCGACGCCAATCGTTTTCTGGACGTGTGCAAGGTCGATCGAGATCATATGGGCGTGCTGTACTTGGACGGCCGCTATGTCGATCAACTCGAACCAGGTTTGTACGCGTTTTGGAAGGACGCTGGTGAGGCTCGTGTTGTCGAAATCGACATGCGTGAATCACAGGTCGACGTGTCGGGCCAGGAAATGCTGACCGCCGACAAGGTGAGCCTGCGAATCAACGCGATGATCACTTATGTGGTGAAGGATGCTCGCCGCGCCGTGAGTGCATCGGAAGACGCGCGTCAATCGATCTACCGCGAAACACAACTCGCGTTGCGGTCCGCGGTTGGCAATCGAGACCTGGATGTGTTCCTATCGGGACAAGCAGGCAGCGAGAAGGATGATTTGATCGAAGAACTCGAAACCAACGTCCGAGACCGAGCCAGCGTGCTCGGGTTGGAAGTCATTTCGATTGGCATCCGCGACGTCATCCTGCCTGGCGACATGAAGGACTTGATGAACAAGGTGACGGAGGCCAAGAAAGCGGCCGAGGCCAACTTGATCGCACGTCGTGAAGAAACGGCTGCCATGCGCAGCCAAGCCAACACGGCAAAGTTGCTGGCGGACAACCCAACGCTGATGCGACTGCGAGAATTGGAGGTGCTTGAAAAGATTGCCTCCACCGGCAACATGAACATCGTGCTGGGCGACAAAGGACTCGCCGATCGCGTTGTGAATTTGCTGTAA
- the tuf gene encoding elongation factor Tu has protein sequence MVQTEMTQKVSVNVGTIGHIDHGKTTLTSAILRVQAEKGLAKYKSYESIAKGGIVRDKNKTVTVIASHVKYETDGRSYAHIDCPGHADYIKNMITGAAQMDGAVLLVSAADGPMPQTREHILLARQVGVPHLVVFMNKCDLVEDAELLDLVEMDLREMLTQHGYAGDDVPVIRGSAKQAHDDPANPITIGCIEQLLDALDHSIPDPQRSIDKPFLMPIENVYSIAGRGTVVTGKIEQGIVAAGDSIDIVGLADETPSDVITQVESFGEVLENGKAGDNVGVLLRKTAHTAITKGQVLAKTGSVTPHREFEAEVYVLKKEEGGRHTPFFDGYAPQFFFRTTNVTGSASVLDGVQMAMPGDGVHLRVALKQPIALRDGDRFAIREGGKTVGSGVVTRVVV, from the coding sequence ATGGTTCAAACCGAAATGACGCAAAAGGTCTCCGTCAACGTTGGCACCATCGGTCACATCGACCACGGTAAAACAACGCTGACATCGGCAATCTTGCGTGTTCAAGCTGAGAAAGGGCTGGCGAAGTACAAATCGTACGAGTCGATAGCGAAAGGCGGCATTGTTCGCGACAAGAACAAAACCGTGACCGTGATCGCTTCGCATGTGAAGTACGAAACAGATGGTCGCAGCTACGCGCACATCGACTGCCCGGGCCACGCTGACTACATCAAGAACATGATCACCGGCGCCGCTCAGATGGACGGTGCTGTGTTGTTGGTTTCGGCCGCCGATGGTCCGATGCCGCAAACGCGGGAGCACATTCTGCTGGCTCGGCAAGTCGGCGTGCCTCACTTGGTCGTGTTCATGAACAAGTGCGACTTGGTCGAAGACGCCGAACTGTTGGACTTGGTTGAAATGGATCTGCGAGAAATGCTGACGCAGCACGGATACGCCGGCGACGACGTGCCGGTCATTCGCGGCTCGGCCAAGCAGGCTCATGACGATCCCGCCAACCCGATTACCATCGGGTGCATTGAACAATTGTTGGATGCACTCGACCACTCGATTCCCGATCCGCAGCGTTCGATCGATAAACCGTTCTTGATGCCCATTGAGAACGTCTACTCAATCGCAGGCCGTGGAACGGTGGTGACCGGAAAGATCGAGCAAGGCATCGTTGCGGCGGGGGATTCGATCGACATTGTTGGCTTGGCTGACGAAACCCCGAGCGATGTGATCACGCAAGTGGAATCGTTTGGCGAAGTGCTTGAAAACGGCAAGGCCGGCGACAACGTTGGCGTGCTGCTTCGCAAGACCGCTCACACCGCGATCACGAAGGGACAAGTGTTGGCGAAAACCGGCAGTGTGACTCCGCATCGCGAGTTCGAAGCGGAAGTGTACGTGCTGAAGAAGGAGGAAGGTGGTCGGCACACGCCGTTCTTTGACGGCTATGCCCCGCAGTTCTTTTTCCGAACCACGAACGTGACTGGCAGTGCATCGGTGTTGGACGGAGTGCAAATGGCAATGCCCGGTGACGGCGTCCACCTCCGCGTCGCATTGAAGCAACCAATCGCTCTTCGTGATGGCGACCGTTTCGCCATCCGCGAAGGCGGCAAAACAGTCGGCTCGGGTGTTGTGACTCGCGTCGTCGTTTGA
- a CDS encoding putative glycoside hydrolase family 15 protein, with protein MRRSNCIVPAMVFVSVCCLAGCCIANADDTLASPGEGTETVNDSVASPRPPFSWDHVPLYMHIRKATDFTPDELDYLGGFPLITLEKTTGSRTHGSTEAGSLAAAKAIKSVNEDTCVLYYRNVMCNYSGYKTNAGLRDIPGAFLQGKDGNRKLHRGVREIYDLSNPELRRWWVDHCVEVASHDEIDGIFLDGNIKALEPAYLRGEIGAKRKQEVTDGYSLMMQVLKDRIPANKMLLANVIRARLPDSGLDTMRYFDGSYLEGIESQTNGLTRVEYLAKGIDAVQKAARQGKIIAMSIGLGDAALTGLKIDDSRKKVSRVANIQPRLEYCLALFLICVFDLRRKVQLLSAS; from the coding sequence ATGAGAAGAAGCAACTGCATCGTACCAGCAATGGTTTTCGTTTCCGTGTGTTGCCTCGCGGGCTGTTGCATTGCGAATGCCGACGACACGCTTGCTTCGCCCGGCGAAGGTACTGAAACGGTCAATGACAGCGTCGCTTCGCCTCGGCCTCCATTCAGTTGGGATCATGTGCCTCTGTACATGCACATCCGAAAGGCGACCGATTTCACTCCCGACGAGTTGGATTATCTGGGCGGATTCCCGTTGATCACGCTGGAGAAGACCACGGGCAGCCGGACCCATGGCTCCACCGAGGCTGGGTCGCTTGCCGCAGCTAAGGCGATCAAATCCGTCAACGAAGACACGTGTGTTCTGTACTACCGAAATGTCATGTGCAACTATTCCGGGTACAAGACCAATGCCGGGCTGCGGGACATCCCCGGAGCCTTCTTGCAGGGCAAAGACGGGAACCGAAAGCTGCATCGTGGCGTTCGGGAAATCTACGACCTGTCCAATCCTGAGTTGCGTCGATGGTGGGTCGATCACTGCGTGGAAGTGGCCAGCCACGATGAGATCGACGGAATCTTTTTGGATGGCAACATCAAGGCCCTGGAGCCAGCGTACCTTCGTGGGGAAATCGGAGCCAAACGAAAGCAGGAAGTCACGGACGGCTACTCCCTGATGATGCAAGTCCTGAAGGACAGGATTCCAGCCAACAAGATGCTGTTGGCCAATGTCATCCGAGCAAGGTTGCCAGATTCTGGCTTGGACACCATGCGGTACTTTGACGGATCCTACTTGGAAGGCATCGAGAGCCAGACCAATGGCCTGACTCGGGTGGAGTATTTAGCGAAAGGGATCGACGCCGTTCAGAAAGCCGCACGTCAGGGGAAGATCATCGCGATGTCGATCGGCCTGGGCGACGCGGCGCTCACAGGACTGAAGATTGATGACAGTCGCAAGAAAGTGTCACGGGTAGCCAACATCCAGCCACGCCTGGAGTATTGCTTGGCGCTGTTTTTGATCTGCGTTTTTGATCTGCGCCGAAAAGTACAGCTACTTTCTGCCTCATGA
- a CDS encoding putative glycoside hydrolase family 15 protein has protein sequence MNNNDSAVWLTRFPEYDKPLGPPKGPAVKDGTTYTREFESASVFLDIQKQIGKITWTEPK, from the coding sequence GTGAACAACAATGACAGTGCCGTATGGCTCACCCGTTTCCCAGAATACGACAAGCCATTGGGACCGCCCAAGGGACCTGCCGTGAAGGATGGCACCACCTACACGCGCGAGTTCGAATCAGCGAGTGTCTTTCTCGACATTCAAAAGCAGATAGGAAAGATCACTTGGACGGAACCGAAATGA